In Aulosira sp. FACHB-615, the following are encoded in one genomic region:
- a CDS encoding XDD4 family exosortase-dependent surface protein, with translation MSSKKVIGYITCGLSSLAIVMSGPISQANAASVSFSGTGTNPVSNGTTNALGASVIFDDSLNPGKLTVTLKNTGPGATAPSDVLTAVFWEYGGSALTNLSLSSATAPTVISGSTTTSNINLLGNLNEWKLPNTGNGTSDLPGITQNYGIGTAGLNIFQGGGGQQFNYGIISGYDDPNPAVKNGTFVKDYATFVLSGLPSAFDVTKIGNIRFQFGTALNEPSFAGTLVSATPAPAPAPAPVPAPVPAPAPVPAPAPAPAPVPAPAPAPAPAPAPAPAPAPAPAPAPAPAPVPAPAPAPVPAPAPAPAPAPAPVPAPAPAPAPAPAPAPVPAPAPAPTPAPSSTVRFGFQNITGNSAVNAATGESQLFLDVTKGSKSDQVLFTFSNFGQQASSITQIYFDEAKQLLKNIASITDSGSGVDFVIPNKIGNLPGSNNAPGGRFNSDFSVEANQPVSQMGVNPNEFVSVLFDLDSNVTFDDIINSFKDSTLRVGFHVQAFIDGGSEAFVNKSIATTPTPAPAPAPAPAPAPAPVPAPAPAPVPAPAPAPVPAPAPAPAPVPAPAPAPVPAPAPAPVPVPAPAPAPVPAPAPAPVPAPAPAPVPAPAPAPAPAPSPSPTTYYQPPASQPQPKKVPEPSTLAALGLFGLCTFKLKKVNKKNDV, from the coding sequence TGACAGCCTAAATCCAGGAAAACTAACAGTTACCCTAAAAAACACAGGGCCAGGTGCTACAGCACCTTCTGATGTCTTGACTGCTGTGTTTTGGGAATATGGCGGATCTGCGCTAACAAACTTGTCTTTATCTTCAGCTACTGCTCCAACAGTAATTTCTGGCTCTACAACCACAAGTAATATTAACTTACTGGGTAATCTTAATGAATGGAAATTGCCAAATACTGGTAACGGAACATCAGACTTACCGGGAATAACCCAAAACTACGGTATAGGTACTGCTGGATTAAATATTTTTCAAGGTGGTGGCGGGCAGCAATTTAATTACGGCATCATTAGTGGTTATGACGATCCAAACCCAGCAGTGAAAAATGGGACTTTTGTTAAAGACTATGCCACCTTTGTCTTATCTGGTCTACCTAGTGCTTTTGATGTCACCAAGATTGGCAACATTCGCTTCCAATTCGGGACAGCTTTAAACGAACCTAGCTTTGCTGGCACTTTAGTTAGTGCGACCCCAGCACCAGCACCAGCGCCTGCTCCAGTACCAGCACCAGTGCCTGCACCAGCACCAGTGCCTGCTCCAGCACCAGCGCCTGCTCCAGTACCAGCACCAGCGCCTGCACCTGCACCAGCGCCTGCACCAGCACCAGCGCCTGCACCAGCACCAGCGCCTGCACCAGCGCCTGCACCAGTACCTGCACCAGCACCTGCACCAGTACCTGCACCAGCACCAGCGCCTGCACCAGCACCAGCGCCTGTACCTGCACCAGCACCTGCACCAGCACCAGCACCAGCACCAGCACCAGTACCTGCACCAGCACCAGCGCCAACACCAGCGCCTTCATCTACAGTGCGCTTTGGATTTCAAAATATCACTGGAAATAGTGCTGTTAACGCCGCAACAGGTGAAAGTCAACTATTTTTAGATGTTACTAAAGGCAGTAAGTCAGATCAGGTTTTATTTACGTTCAGTAATTTTGGACAACAAGCCTCTTCCATAACTCAAATTTATTTTGACGAAGCCAAACAACTGCTAAAAAATATTGCATCAATAACTGATAGTGGTAGTGGTGTAGACTTCGTAATACCTAATAAAATAGGCAATCTCCCAGGAAGTAATAATGCTCCAGGAGGTCGGTTTAACTCAGATTTTTCCGTTGAGGCTAATCAACCAGTTTCACAGATGGGTGTAAATCCTAATGAATTTGTGAGTGTACTGTTTGATTTAGACAGTAACGTTACATTTGACGACATCATTAACAGCTTCAAAGATAGTACCTTACGTGTAGGATTCCACGTTCAAGCCTTTATTGATGGTGGAAGTGAAGCTTTTGTAAATAAATCGATAGCCACAACACCAACGCCAGCACCTGCACCCGCGCCAGCACCTGCACCAGCACCCGCGCCAGTACCAGCACCCGCGCCAGCACCCGTACCAGCACCCGCGCCAGCACCCGTACCAGCACCTGCACCAGCACCCGCGCCAGTACCCGCACCAGCACCCGCGCCAGTACCTGCACCAGCACCAGCACCCGTACCAGTACCTGCACCAGCACCAGCGCCAGTACCAGCACCCGCGCCAGCACCCGTACCAGCACCCGCGCCAGCACCCGTACCAGCACCAGCGCCAGCACCAGCGCCAGCACCATCTCCATCTCCCACAACTTACTATCAACCGCCGGCTTCTCAGCCTCAGCCTAAGAAGGTACCTGAACCTAGTACATTAGCTGCGTTAGGCTTATTTGGTCTCTGTACATTCAAACTGAAGAAAGTTAACAAGAAAAATGATGTGTAA
- the grxC gene encoding glutaredoxin 3: MAANVEIYTWRTCPFCIRAKHLLTSKGVDFIEYSIDGDEEARDKMAQRANGKRSLPQIFINDRHVGGCDDIHALDRQGKLDELLAVETNV; encoded by the coding sequence ATGGCTGCTAATGTAGAAATTTACACTTGGAGGACTTGCCCGTTTTGCATCCGTGCCAAACATTTGCTGACTAGTAAGGGTGTTGACTTTATCGAATACAGTATCGATGGCGATGAAGAAGCACGGGATAAAATGGCTCAAAGAGCAAATGGCAAACGTTCTTTACCACAAATTTTTATTAACGATCGCCACGTTGGTGGTTGTGATGATATCCACGCCCTCGACCGTCAAGGTAAGTTGGATGAGTTATTAGCCGTTGAAACCAATGTATAA
- the ftsZ gene encoding cell division protein FtsZ yields MTLDNNQGLTYKNSQSVGQPGFSLAVNSNNPFNHSGLNFAQGPDSKKISLENSRIGEIVPGRVANIKVIGVGGGGGNAVNRMIESDVSGVEFWSINTDAQALTLAGAPSRLQIGQKLTRGLGAGGNPAIGQKAAEESRDEIATALEGADLVFITAGMGGGTGTGAAPIVAEVAKEMGALTVGVVTRPFVFEGRRRTSQAEQGIEGLKSRVDTLIIIPNNKLLEVIPEQTPVQEAFRYADDVLRQGVQGISDIITIPGLVNVDFADVRAVMADAGSALMGIGISSGKSRAREAAIAAISSPLLESSIEGARGVVFNITGGSDLTLHEVNAAAETIYEVVDPNANIIFGAVIDDRLQGEVRITVIATGFTGEGQAAPPQNASNPRVAPPPKKSTTQSPTANPSTPVVEPKEKSGLDIPEFLQRRRTPPRN; encoded by the coding sequence ATGACGCTTGATAATAACCAAGGGCTTACCTATAAAAACTCCCAATCTGTGGGACAGCCAGGATTTTCACTGGCAGTAAACTCAAATAATCCCTTTAATCATTCTGGGCTGAACTTTGCTCAAGGCCCAGACAGTAAAAAAATATCTTTAGAAAATAGCCGCATTGGCGAGATTGTTCCCGGTAGAGTTGCCAACATCAAAGTCATTGGCGTTGGTGGTGGTGGTGGTAATGCCGTTAATCGGATGATTGAGTCTGATGTAAGTGGTGTGGAGTTTTGGTCAATTAATACTGATGCTCAAGCTTTGACTTTAGCTGGAGCGCCCAGTCGCTTGCAAATTGGGCAGAAGTTAACCAGAGGCTTGGGTGCTGGGGGAAATCCAGCCATCGGTCAAAAAGCGGCGGAAGAATCACGCGATGAAATTGCCACAGCTTTAGAGGGTGCTGATTTAGTATTCATCACGGCTGGGATGGGTGGTGGAACCGGAACAGGTGCTGCGCCAATTGTGGCAGAAGTAGCCAAAGAAATGGGTGCTTTGACAGTTGGTGTGGTCACACGGCCATTTGTGTTTGAAGGTCGCCGCCGCACTAGCCAAGCCGAACAAGGTATTGAAGGACTGAAAAGTCGGGTAGATACACTGATTATCATCCCCAACAATAAATTATTAGAAGTAATTCCCGAACAGACACCTGTACAAGAAGCCTTTCGCTATGCAGATGATGTGTTGCGTCAAGGGGTACAAGGGATCTCTGATATTATTACCATCCCTGGGTTAGTCAACGTTGACTTTGCAGATGTGCGAGCGGTGATGGCTGATGCGGGATCAGCATTGATGGGAATTGGAATTAGTTCGGGAAAATCACGCGCTAGGGAAGCTGCGATCGCCGCAATTTCTTCTCCGTTGCTAGAATCTTCTATTGAAGGTGCTAGAGGAGTAGTCTTTAACATCACTGGTGGCAGTGACTTAACCTTACATGAAGTGAACGCAGCCGCAGAAACAATTTATGAGGTAGTTGATCCCAACGCCAATATTATTTTTGGAGCAGTAATTGATGACCGTTTACAAGGAGAAGTCAGAATTACTGTGATTGCGACAGGGTTCACTGGTGAAGGCCAAGCAGCACCACCACAAAACGCCAGCAACCCCCGCGTTGCACCGCCACCCAAAAAATCAACCACACAATCACCAACAGCTAATCCATCAACACCAGTTGTGGAACCGAAAGAAAAATCAGGTTTAGACATTCCTGAATTTCTGCAAAGACGGCGTACACCACCACGTAATTGA
- the gshB gene encoding glutathione synthase, whose translation MKLAFIIDPIHLLDPCHDTSVALMEAAQILGHEVWITQVNWLSVVDGKAWAILQQVELVPIDLVEGRWVAANPWYRLQERSLISLETMDAVFMRTDPPVNDSYLFATYILDYVDQNKTLVINNPDGIRRANEKMYALQFKEVIPETIVSADKQLIRQFVEAKGATVLKPLGNKAGEGILFLQAGDRNFNSIVELSTHQGKLPVMVQTYLPEAKDGDKRIILLHGEPIGALNRLSSGSDFRNNMAAGGTVAETEITPREHEICTRLADKLRQDGLIFVGIDVIGGYLTEVNVTSPTGVREIDRLSGTRLGHQVIQWVEQRLQAKK comes from the coding sequence GTGAAACTGGCTTTTATTATTGATCCCATCCATCTGCTTGATCCTTGTCATGATACCAGTGTTGCACTGATGGAAGCAGCACAGATTTTAGGACATGAAGTCTGGATAACTCAGGTAAACTGGCTGAGTGTGGTAGACGGTAAAGCTTGGGCAATTCTGCAACAAGTGGAACTAGTACCAATAGATTTGGTAGAAGGACGTTGGGTAGCAGCTAATCCTTGGTATCGCTTGCAAGAACGCTCCTTGATTTCTTTAGAAACAATGGATGCCGTATTTATGCGGACAGATCCACCAGTTAATGACTCTTACCTCTTTGCTACTTACATTCTTGATTATGTTGACCAAAATAAAACTTTGGTGATTAATAACCCCGATGGGATCAGGAGGGCAAACGAAAAAATGTATGCCCTCCAATTTAAAGAAGTGATTCCAGAAACCATTGTCAGTGCAGATAAGCAGTTGATTCGGCAATTTGTCGAAGCTAAGGGAGCAACGGTTCTCAAACCACTGGGGAACAAAGCTGGGGAAGGGATTTTATTTTTACAAGCAGGCGATCGCAACTTTAACTCCATTGTGGAACTTAGCACCCATCAAGGCAAACTACCAGTGATGGTGCAGACTTATCTCCCAGAAGCTAAGGATGGAGATAAGCGCATTATCTTACTGCATGGTGAACCGATTGGTGCTTTAAATCGGCTTTCTAGTGGTAGTGATTTTCGCAACAATATGGCTGCTGGTGGTACAGTTGCGGAAACAGAAATTACCCCCAGAGAACATGAAATTTGTACTCGATTAGCTGATAAATTACGTCAAGATGGGTTAATTTTTGTCGGGATTGATGTAATTGGTGGCTACCTCACAGAAGTCAACGTCACCAGCCCCACAGGAGTGCGGGAAATTGACAGACTAAGTGGTACTCGTTTAGGGCATCAGGTAATTCAATGGGTGGAACAGCGTCTACAAGCTAAAAAATAA